A stretch of Deferribacterota bacterium DNA encodes these proteins:
- the lipB gene encoding lipoyl(octanoyl) transferase LipB — translation MLSYALNFTKVDYIKAYNLQKYIVGKKIEDSTFPDIIIFLEHLPVFTIGKHASYKNITSIKHITKNRIPIIKTDRGGDITFHNPGQLTIYPIINLKNISLSIKEYVAFLEDLVIDALNKYNIKTNKIDGTIGVFTDSGKIASIGIACKRMITYHGIAINIYNDLTPFKWINPCGLNNINMTNVYNIIEFNNYLKHKLNQMSNQIFIEDMSFFQDSSSK, via the coding sequence ATGTTATCATACGCCTTAAATTTTACTAAAGTTGACTACATAAAAGCTTATAATTTACAAAAGTATATAGTTGGTAAAAAAATAGAAGATTCTACCTTTCCCGATATTATTATCTTTTTAGAACATTTACCAGTTTTTACAATTGGTAAACATGCATCTTACAAGAATATTACATCTATAAAACATATTACTAAAAACAGAATTCCAATTATAAAAACTGATAGAGGTGGGGATATTACATTTCACAATCCAGGTCAACTTACAATCTATCCTATAATAAATTTAAAAAATATATCATTATCAATAAAGGAATATGTAGCTTTCTTAGAAGATTTAGTTATAGATGCACTAAATAAATACAACATTAAAACAAATAAAATTGATGGCACAATTGGGGTATTTACAGATAGTGGTAAAATAGCAAGTATTGGGATAGCTTGTAAAAGAATGATTACCTATCATGGCATAGCTATTAATATATATAATGATTTAACCCCTTTTAAGTGGATTAATCCATGTGGACTAAATAATATAAATATGACAAATGTATATAATATTATTGAGTTCAACAACTACCTAAAACATAAACTAAATCAAATGAGCAACCAAATTTTCATCGAAGACATGTCTTTCTTCCAAGACTCATCCAGCAAAG